The Lancefieldella sp. Marseille-Q7238 genomic interval GTACGCAGCTCCTTGATCTAGCCGCCATCGTCGCTGAACGTTCGCTCAATTCATCGGACGCTCCATCTGCGGCAACGAACAAGGCTTCCGCTGAACCAAAAGCTAAGCGTCCCAGACCTCGTAAAAAGACAAGGAAGTAGTATGGCGAACAAGAGAATCGCCTTACTCAATTTGGGATGTCGCGTCAATCGCGTTGAGCTTGACCTTATGGCTGATGAACTCATACGGATGGGCTGCTCGATTGTCGACCAAGAGGACGCCTCAGCCATTATTATCAATACCTGCGCCGTGACAGCGGAAGCGGAAGCCAAGACCAGAAAAGCGGTTCGGCATGCGGCGTCGCTGCCTCAGGCGCCGCTGGTAGTTGCCACCGGTTGTGTTGCCAACCTGTTTGCCGATGAGCTCGCCTCACTTGCACCCAATGTTGTGGTAGAGGTCCAAAAGGATCGCGTTGCTGAAGTGGTCATGCAGGAGCTCGGCTGCGCACTTGAAGGCGTGAGTGATGAGGGATACCTGCTGCGTAAGGCGACTCCGACAGGGCGCACGCGTCCGGGCATAAAGATACAGGATGGCTGTGACAACCGCTGTACCTTCTGCATTGTATGGAAAGCGCGTGGTCCTGCTCGCTCGCTTGCACCGGACGAGGTTATTAAACAGATTAGAGCAGCTCAGAGCCATGGCGCCCAGGAAGTTGTTCTGACCGGCATCAATTTGGGAAGCTATCGCGTAGCGCTTGGCGAAAAGACCGTCCGGCTGCCTGAACTTCTCGATTTGATACTTCAAACTACTACCATCGGTCGGGTGCGCATTTCTTCGCTTGAGCCTCCCGATGTAGACGAAGAGCTTCTTGCGGTTATGGCCTCGTCAAACGGGCGCGTGGCTCCCTTTTTGCACCTGTGTCTTCAGTCCGGCTGCGACGAAACGCTTCGCCGGATGGGTCGTATGTACCAAACCGAGCTGTATCGTTTTGCGGTTGAAGCGGTGCGAGAAAAGATTCCTCATGTGTCGCTTGGCACCGATTTGATTGTCGGATTCCCCGGTGAGACCGAAGAAGAATTTGAAATCTCCCGCGCCTTTTGCGAAGAAATGAATTTCTCAAAGATGCATGTGTTTCGCTACTCCAAACGTCCCGGAACGCCTGCCGCGCAAGCGCTTGGACAGGTATCGCCACAGGTGATGGCTGCGCGGGCGCATACCATGCGTGAGCTTGCGTTTCAGATGCGCTATCAAAGCGCGCGCGGGCTGGTGGGAACAACGGACAGCGTTGTCGTTCAGACGCCTGGCAAAGCGGTTTCCGGAGGTTTATTTGACGTATCACTTGATCCTGGCGTTCCTGTTGATTCACTCATTTCCGTACGTTTTGAATCTGTTTCAAAGGACGCTACACTTAAGGCATCGCTTGTTTCTGTATAACGGAGGAGTATGGAGCCAACACAGATTCGCCTGACTATTCCTGACTCGGTCGATCCCACCGCGCTGATGGGTCCCTCGGACGTGCTTTTGCGCCGTATTGAAGAAGCGCTCGATACGCTCATCTCCGTACGTGGCTCTTCTGTTACCATCTCAGGTCCCGCGTCTGACGCCGAACGCGCTGTATTGGTTTTTTCTCGTCTTATTACGATGGTGGAAGCAGGAAGTGCTCCAACGCTTTCCGATGTCGATATGCTGCTTGATTACGAAGAGAGCGCAG includes:
- a CDS encoding MiaB/RimO family radical SAM methylthiotransferase, with amino-acid sequence MANKRIALLNLGCRVNRVELDLMADELIRMGCSIVDQEDASAIIINTCAVTAEAEAKTRKAVRHAASLPQAPLVVATGCVANLFADELASLAPNVVVEVQKDRVAEVVMQELGCALEGVSDEGYLLRKATPTGRTRPGIKIQDGCDNRCTFCIVWKARGPARSLAPDEVIKQIRAAQSHGAQEVVLTGINLGSYRVALGEKTVRLPELLDLILQTTTIGRVRISSLEPPDVDEELLAVMASSNGRVAPFLHLCLQSGCDETLRRMGRMYQTELYRFAVEAVREKIPHVSLGTDLIVGFPGETEEEFEISRAFCEEMNFSKMHVFRYSKRPGTPAAQALGQVSPQVMAARAHTMRELAFQMRYQSARGLVGTTDSVVVQTPGKAVSGGLFDVSLDPGVPVDSLISVRFESVSKDATLKASLVSV